The region CAGAGTTCCTGGAGTCTCCTCAGTCTGTCCATCCCTGCTTTGCCCACCTCCTCCGCCCTCATCTGGACCAGAACCTCCTCCAGCCTCTGCCTGAGCACCTCCAGTAGGGCGGGCTGCAGGGACAGCTCCCCGCGATGCCCCTGGAGCACAGAGCCCTGTGTGGGGAAAGAGAACAGGGTGGGAGCTGAGGAGTTGAGCAGCCTGGCAAGGAGGGTCTCACTGGACGACACCCCAAGGGACAGGGGGGGAAGagagtccagagagtacagagggACCGAAGCAGCCCATGGTTGTGACTGCGTCTGTGGTGGCATGACGTCACTGAGGAACTTCTGCAGCTCACACAGAAACGTGTAGGTCCCAGAGGGAGCAGGGGAGGGACTCAGCTTTTCTGTCACTCTGAGGAAGACAATTACACTCATTTAAGAATCTCTATGGCTTCAATCACTTAAAGAAAAAGACAGTAATAGGTGCCGCATTTGAAAAAAGACAAAGCTAACTGACCTTTCATCAGTTCCTCTATTCGTTGAGAAAAGCACCAGGGGAATGACACTGACATCACTTCTTGTTCCGTCACCAATCAGGATACCTCGTAGTTCAGAAAGCTTTTGTCCTGCCGAAAGGTGAATAATCTTGAGACATGCTGATGGAAGGAAAGCATATTAACTTGAACGCGATAAGCTGTATGCGATGTTATTACCTGTCTCTGGTGTTTTTGTGTCAACATTGAATCTCCATTTCAGTTGACTTTTGCCCTCGGGTTGCTTTCCTGTTAGGATGAGGAACTGTGTTCCTTCTGAAATGCATACTGTCTGGGAGAAGTGGGAAAAGGTGGAGTCAGATAATAGCAGAACATCAAAAACTAAAGAAAcaaagtgtcaccggccacatTATCATGATGAGAAATGCATCATCGTGATGATGTGGccagtgacactttgcttcttgaaagcacaatatcttgaaaacttgacagctgacatacaaaacatttgcgactgtatcaacagtggactttTCCTTTAATGGTCTATAAACATCATGGTAAGACAAGACTTGTAAAATGTGAGAGACAAGTAAGAAGTTCAGGAATGTTGTTCTTGAGCAGGTAATGAATTCAAACCTGTTTGTAAGGCTGCAGAGAGTGACTGGTGAAAGTGATGGCACCGAGCGCTCCTGTTCTGGGGTTTCTAAAGGCAAGGAGCAGTATGGGCTTGATATTGGAGAGGGGAGGCCGGGGGAGGTGGAGGGTCAACACAAGACCCCCTCCCTCCACTTCACCCTCCATGAGCTCTGATAGACAAGACATAACATCCCATTTCAGTACATCCAGAATCATATCCATATCTGTGCCATACCTTCAAAGCTGAAATCTGGAAAGAGACAAAAATGTACCTTTGGTTGGGTGCCAAACATGTAGCCCATGTTTCTCTTTTTTGGCTTCTTCAGCTAGTGTGGATAAGGCAGGTACTGGAGCACCATCAGAGTGTGAGCAAACGCCAAATCGAGTCAAATCCTCCTTTCTCAGGTTGCTTTCCTGGCCCCAACCTTCACGAAGTGCTGAAAGCATATCCTCAATAACCTCTCCATGAGACGGTATCCTTCCGAAACATGGAGTGTCCCCAGGTAGGTGAGGAGCGCTGGGATGGGAGTTTATGGTCTCCTTCACTGTTAAGGCATTCTCTCCCAAACCTTTTCCAACCTCCATTGAACTGTTGTCTCCTTGGATGAAAGAACAGACTAAATGTAGTCACAGAAGGCAGTATTCCCATAACAATATTTGGACAGATGTTTAATTTGATGGCCAAAAGATGATGACCTTATTCAGAGATGAAATTGCATCATTCACAATTTGATAAATTAAGTTACAGAAAATTCTAATAAGCAGTTAGTTAATGCAATTAACAAATAGAGCACAAAGTAAAAACTGTACATTACAATGCATACAATATTTTCTTGCAAATGCTAATGAATCCATGTATGGTCACAGCTATGGCCAGGTCCCAGGCATACAGATTCATATCAAGGCAACAAGTTACAAACAGCAGTACGGACAGTGTAATTGGGATGGTGAATAGTGTGACTGACCTGGCCCTGTTCCTGGGTGGTCTGGCGTGGGGTCCTCCTGACACCGGCTGTCACTCAGTCTGCCCTGGTGTGGCAGAGTGACCATTGTGCTGGGCAGCAGCAGTATCAAGCAGAATATGCACCATAGCCTCATAGTAACCCTGTCTGTCCAGTCACGTCTGGATCGAACACTTGTTTTGGGTCAGGTCAGCGAGGGAGATGGGTTTTATGTAGTACACCGCCCCTCTTTCAGCTAAGGAGGACAGACTGCCAAATACGCAGCTCATACTATGTGATGTGTCCTTGAGAAACTATCCTATGTTGTAAGATGTGGAGGGACAGTGAATGCTGCGAATACTACGGTGGGTTGAGATAAGGCTAGGGAAAGGAAGCACAAGACAGACAAtggagtgttttgtgtgtggcagACAGACACCTGCCCTCCCTGTGGGTGAGAAAAGACTGGAGATTGAAGCACCTCAAAAAAGGGAGGATGTTTGAAGGAGACAGAAAAACCATGCGTGTAATGACATTTCTATAAAGGCCTTTCATAGGTAACGTCTGGTCTATTACAGTATATCAACACTATCTTATTGCTTCTGTGTCCTGCCATTTCTTACATAGTTCTTCTTCAGGGatgatcaactagattcagcagcgaaacaaaatatacacaaattacgaaatcatttgtagactgcaaattgaccgcaagaagcccaaacaggtatatttgattaaaacatgctaatttCACACTTTGCGTAGGAATACTTTACAGActtccaaaataataaatacaagaaaatgcTTAGGAAACTTGGGGGCCAAATTCGGCCCACCAGTTGTCCTCATAAAAGTAGCCATTTGTGATGCAATTCTAAGGATGCGATTGCAAATTGACGATTGATTACAGACACGTTGGCTTTAAAAAGTTCTCTCAGCAGTTATTGGACGAAGTACAGTGATGGAATAGGGATGTGCTGCATGCCAGATGGATACAGAACAAGTGTTGGCTAAATAAGAGCTCTTGACGGATTAAAGGATCTATGGACAGACTATGAGATGCTGCTGTTGAGACTTCTCGGGTTGAAAAGTGCCTCACGGCCTTGGTTTCATGGAGAAATCCAACAGCTGCAGCTTTGTTTTGCACACGATCAAGGTCGTTCAGTTCAGTCTGTCCTGCTTGGTGGACAACAGCGCCAAGTGATAAAGTCAAGGATTCACAAATCATCCACTAAAAATTACAAGAATTGTTTATCATTTCTAATGGCTTGAAAACATGCACGTAACATTGCAGAACACTATTTCAGAGAGTATTCAtaaagatgacattgaatgttgaATTATTCCCCAATAGTGGACATTTTGGACTTAAATGTGTATTCCCCACTAAAGACAGAACTGAAGAACAATTCTCAAAACACTACTGTCCATCTTTGGTCAAAACCATGATAAGCCTAGCTTTAGTACAGAATGTACCAGAACTACCATAATGATATTAGAAAAATGACACTCATCCCACCCCTACATAGTCTGAATCCTTCACTGATAACAAACTAAAATATCATGCACCATATACAAATCCCAATTTTTTTTGAATAAAAAGCCTAAATAAAACCACATTTTCAACATGCAAAATATCACCAATAAGCAGagatgcaaattaaatactttaTAAGAAACCATTTTATTAATAATTATCATAAAaaggcaaaaaaacaaacaaatttcaATTTGTCTTTAAACATCTAAGATAATAGCACCAACACCAAACAAGAGTTCCCATGACAGCCCAAGGCGTTTTGGAAAGTAGGTTTGCTGTTATTGCACCTCAAACCTGCCCTTAGTTCTACTGATCCACATGTGGAGTTAAAATTCAGTCCAACTACACAGCATTCTCCCTATGTAGGGATCACAACACTTAAAAAAAGGACATTAATTCCttttcagagagagggagtgagacgaGGCATTTGTGAGAGTGTAAGAGGATTTTCCACGACATTGTCAGACCAGTCGAACACAAAGCTGCAATCTTTTGCTGGAGTGGCTGGATGTGTGCGACAGTGAGAAATTGAGGAGACAAACATACATCTTCGAGGAAGTCTGTCAACTCCAAGCACCAATATGAATTTTCAAGTTACATCAAAATATAAGAGGTCCCTGGTCCTGAGTTAGGGAAAGAAATAATGAAGTCACAGTTTATAGATAAGTGTGACGTATACAGTAGTGTTAAATCGCTTCAAGATATCTGCTATGTTCCTGAGAGACCTTTGGCAGGATTCAGAGTCTTGTTATGTGAAACAGTCTTAACTGTAAAGTTAATAGAGCAGTATACTGCACTACGGTATTAAATATGTATCCAAATTTGCCAGAGATCATGTGTACTTCTTTAGGGGACGTATTTAAAAATGGGGTACATTGAAATGTTCAAACCTAAAGTAACAATATTCACTACACAATATtattctctctcccacacacattgCCACTCCAGCCAACTAGGAAGTATATTTTCAGATGGGACATTAATAATAAGTCAACAAGCGAGCTTGTGTTGAAGTTTATTAAACCTTTCCCTCCTCTAGCACAACAGGAGAGGAAGTGTATTTAATCAATAGCTGCATTTTCCTTGTTTTAAGTGTAGGAGAGCACCGTACTGTCTGTCTAAGAGTATTCCAATTTGATCTGAATCTTATGTCATAATAAAAGCATCATTGATAGCAACTGCAATTATATCAAACAATWaaaaaaacaatgaaaacatcAACAATAACAGTAATTACAAAAGACCTGTCAGTGCTGATAACAGGGGACTAGCTTCTCTGGTCATGACTGACATGAGCAAATCATTGTCCTCATTCCTGATTGCAAAGTACTGTTGTCTACTGGACAACATTGTGACTATAAAGCTGTGATGTCTTATTTCTCCTCAAGGACACagatgaaacaaacaaaacaatgaagATAAATGAATATCCTGCTTNagaacttaatatttggtacagaaacctttgtttgcaattacagagatcatacgtttcctgtagttcttgaccaggtttgcacacactgcagcagggattttggcccactcctccatacagaccttctccagatccttcaggtttcggggctgtcgctgggcaatacggactttcagctccctccaaagattttctattgggttcaggtctggagactggctaggccactccaggaccttgagatgctggTTCCCATctcatattcaaataaatattatttttgccTTTAATATGCCTTTTCATTGGATGCAAATTGATAATTATCAAATGGTATTTGAAAGATCCAATATATGCATTGTGCCATTGAGTTTGAAATTGAC is a window of Salvelinus sp. IW2-2015 linkage group LG13, ASM291031v2, whole genome shotgun sequence DNA encoding:
- the LOC111972390 gene encoding muellerian-inhibiting factor-like, producing the protein MRLWCIFCLILLLPSTMVTLPHQGRLSDSRCQEDPTPDHPGTGPGDNSSMEVGKGLGENALTVKETINSHPSAPHLPGDTPCFGRIPSHGEVIEDMLSALREGWGQESNLRKEDLTRFGVCSHSDGAPVPALSTLAEEAKKEKHGLHVWHPTKELMEGEVEGGGLVLTLHLPRPPLSNIKPILLLAFRNPRTGALGAITFTSHSLQPYKQTVCISEGTQFLILTGKQPEGKSQLKWRFNVDTKTPETGQKLSELRGILIGDGTRSDVSVIPLVLFSTNRGTDERVTEKLSPSPAPSGTYTFLCELQKFLSDVMPPQTQSQPWAASVPLYSLDSLPPLSLGVSSSETLLARLLNSSAPTLFSFPTQGSVLQGHRGELSLQPALLEVLRQRLEEVLVQMRAEEVGKAGMDRLRRLQELCVLPKEGEEAPAGVGSPSETQYRALLLLKALQTVVGAWDVERGQRATRAGQKGPGNRHLCRLHSLTVSLEKYLLSPPEATIYNCQGVCSFPLTNGNNHAILLNSHIQSGLALERSPCCVPVDYEDLKVVELDEHGTNICYKPNMVAKECGCR